One segment of Macaca fascicularis isolate 582-1 chromosome 4, T2T-MFA8v1.1 DNA contains the following:
- the PSMG4 gene encoding LOW QUALITY PROTEIN: proteasome assembly chaperone 4 (The sequence of the model RefSeq protein was modified relative to this genomic sequence to represent the inferred CDS: deleted 2 bases in 1 codon) has product MEGLVAAAGGDVSLHNFSARLWEQLVHFHVMRLTDSLFLWVGATPHLRNLAVAMCSRYDSIPVSTSLLGDTSDTTSTGLAQRLGLRGKTGLACECGVEWGLSKGHEVEGSTPPTPQHISCGPARKTNKQVFVSYNLQNTDSNFALLVENRIKEEMEAFPEKF; this is encoded by the exons ATGGAGGGTCTCGTTGCCGCCGCCGGCGGGGACGTCTCCCTGCACAACTTCAGCGCCAGGCTGTGGGAGCAGCTGGTCCACTTCCACGTCATGCGGCTGACGGACTCGCTGTTCCTGTGGGTGGGGGCCACGCCGCACCTGCGCAACCTGGCGGTGGCCATGTGCAGCCGCTAC gaCTCCATCCCCGTGTCTACCTCCCTCCTCGGAGACACTTCCGACACGACCTCTACTGGCCTTGCCCAGCGCCTAG GGCTCAGAGGGAAGACTGGCCTGGCCTGTGAGTGTGGCGTAGAGTGGGGATTAAGCAAAGGTCATGAGGTTGAAGGCTCCACGCCTCCCACACCCCAA CATATTTCCTGTGGGCCAG ccAGGAAGACCAACAAACAGGTGTTTGTCAGCTATAACCTCCAGAACACAGACAGTAACTTCGCATTACTTGTAGAAAACAGGATCAAGGAAGAGATGGAGGCTTTTCCTGAAAAGTTCTAG